The genomic DNA CCCTCATGCCGGAACAGGAACCAGCCGTGATCGGCGCTCACGCCATTGGCCGAGAAAGTCCCCCAATACTCGCCGACCCGGCCCACCCAGGCCGGCGTGCGATATCCTTGATCCGGATCCCCGCTGCTAATCGGCAGATCTGCTACGATTACACCGCCCTCCGCTACGATCATACGTTGGCGGTCCTGGTCTACCACGATAAAGCGGCCATTGGGATCGAACCCGTTCTCTTCCACCAACGCCCGAAGGCGCGTATCGGGCGTTGGGATGGGAGTGGGGATCACAGGATCGGACATGATCCAGGCTGATGGCCGCGTGGGTGACGGCAAGAGAGTTGGCGCAGACAATGGGGTAGGAGACGGGCGTGGCGGCCGCATCCAAGGCTCGCCGGGGAAGTCAGCGCGCTCAGGAGCCGCCAGATCTTGCGAGTGGGTGAGGGTCATTACCCACCAAGCCACGAATGCAAGGGAGAACATCAGCCCCAGCCGCAGGAGTAGGCGCTTGCCCCTTCTAAACATATCGGCCGATCCCCCAGACGATCAACACGAACGCTAGCGTGAGCAATCCATAGCCGAGAAGACGTAACTCGTATGCCAATGCGACTCGTCTCCCGTGCTGTGCGTGACGTTGAACTCCCACCCGAAGGGCTGATATGTTCTCACTTTTTATGCCGCGCACTCTTTGTAGCCACCAGGCGCGGGCACAATAAGCGTACAGGCCGATCTCACTGGCTCTGATCAGGGGTTGGTTCGTAGCCATACACTGGCTCCTCAGGCGATGGTAGGTTCAGCCGCCTTTCCAGGGCAGCCAATGCAGCATGCATTTGGTCCTGGCGGATCGCCATGGTCAGATCGCCGCGTGTGCGCTCTAACACGCCGCGCAC from Anaerolineae bacterium includes the following:
- a CDS encoding L,D-transpeptidase, with the protein product MFRRGKRLLLRLGLMFSLAFVAWWVMTLTHSQDLAAPERADFPGEPWMRPPRPSPTPLSAPTLLPSPTRPSAWIMSDPVIPTPIPTPDTRLRALVEENGFDPNGRFIVVDQDRQRMIVAEGGVIVADLPISSGDPDQGYRTPAWVGRVGEYWGTFSANGVSADHGWFLFRHEGHILIHGAPYVIENGVKRYQEMYALGAFPASRGCIRLRPEDAEWFTRWGPYGVPIIILPWTRPPAKG